The Methanosphaera sp. BMS genome contains a region encoding:
- a CDS encoding helicase C-terminal domain-containing protein, which yields MNTIFCPTCGMIKNKCVCSKKADEKKQYSSLIERPTAEEKEKLQAKHPEIDEEIIENFPFKEARHNQLELIEEILNAFDNGKKYIILEAGTGTGKSAIAATLGQILQPAYILTMTKQLQRQYADEFGYPQVKGRNNFSCLDSGSLNKCDQGTCQTIRTTEEFSCPYGIKIEKNNQKDINEYDPETFYNAPFTFNSTNKCPYWNQKAIAIEEPVTLLNYDYAYLEFNYVQHFQKRNLMILDEAHNIEDKIMHKLELNLYNKQLQKDIQESIPREMMTYTDIKDWIAFLEAIFDSYNSINVNNLTKQKGDRIEHTKRKIKEITGNIKKNPSDWVVSTDESSVSFKPLKVDKYAEETLFQYADKVLFMSATILDKDLFCKWLGLDPEEVYYIHSESPFKKEYRPIHMRLVGPMSKRALWHTAPKTIPVLKEIMDKHFNEKGLVHTNSYKCQQYIIQHIREQRILSHDSKNREQILREFEKSNNPYVLVSPSMSEGVDLPYEKCEFQVIYKVPYPYLGDKQINERKNLDPEWYAYKTIMTLMQAYGRGMRAENDHCDTYILDKNIQTILRNKMYRRLIPKFFREAITT from the coding sequence ATGAATACAATATTTTGCCCAACATGTGGAATGATAAAAAACAAGTGCGTATGCTCTAAAAAGGCTGATGAGAAAAAACAGTACAGCTCGCTAATAGAAAGGCCAACGGCTGAAGAAAAAGAAAAACTGCAAGCCAAACATCCTGAAATAGATGAGGAAATAATTGAAAACTTCCCATTTAAAGAGGCCAGACACAATCAACTGGAACTGATAGAAGAAATCCTGAATGCATTTGACAACGGAAAAAAATACATCATACTTGAAGCAGGAACCGGTACTGGTAAATCGGCCATAGCCGCCACTCTAGGTCAAATATTACAGCCGGCATATATCCTTACCATGACAAAACAATTGCAACGCCAATATGCCGATGAATTCGGTTATCCACAAGTAAAAGGAAGAAACAACTTCTCATGTCTTGACAGCGGATCCTTAAACAAATGTGATCAGGGAACCTGTCAAACCATTAGAACAACCGAGGAATTTTCATGTCCATATGGCATTAAAATAGAAAAAAACAATCAAAAGGACATCAACGAATATGACCCGGAAACATTCTATAATGCACCGTTTACATTCAACTCAACAAATAAATGTCCATACTGGAATCAAAAGGCAATAGCAATCGAAGAGCCTGTAACCCTGCTGAATTATGACTATGCATACCTTGAATTCAACTACGTCCAGCACTTCCAGAAAAGAAACCTGATGATACTGGATGAAGCACACAACATAGAAGACAAGATCATGCACAAACTGGAATTAAACCTCTACAACAAACAGCTGCAAAAAGACATACAGGAAAGCATACCAAGAGAAATGATGACATACACAGATATAAAGGACTGGATTGCATTTTTAGAGGCAATATTTGACTCATATAATTCCATCAATGTCAATAACCTAACCAAACAAAAGGGAGACCGTATCGAGCATACAAAAAGAAAAATCAAGGAAATAACGGGAAATATCAAGAAAAACCCCTCCGATTGGGTGGTGTCAACCGATGAAAGTTCAGTATCCTTCAAACCGCTCAAAGTGGATAAGTATGCAGAAGAAACCTTGTTCCAATACGCCGACAAGGTACTTTTCATGAGTGCAACAATACTGGACAAGGACCTGTTCTGCAAATGGCTGGGATTAGACCCCGAAGAGGTATACTACATTCACAGTGAAAGCCCCTTCAAGAAGGAATATCGGCCAATACACATGAGACTTGTCGGGCCAATGTCCAAAAGGGCACTATGGCATACGGCACCAAAGACCATACCCGTACTTAAGGAGATAATGGACAAACACTTCAATGAAAAGGGACTGGTCCATACAAACAGCTATAAATGCCAGCAGTACATCATCCAACACATCAGAGAACAGAGAATACTATCACATGACTCCAAGAATCGTGAACAGATACTGAGGGAATTTGAAAAGTCAAACAATCCATATGTACTTGTAAGTCCATCAATGAGCGAGGGAGTTGATTTGCCATATGAAAAATGTGAATTCCAGGTAATCTACAAAGTACCATACCCCTACCTCGGTGATAAACAGATCAACGAAAGAAAAAACCTTGACCCCGAATGGTATGCATATAAGACCATCATGACATTGATGCAGGCATATGGACGTGGAATGAGGGCTGAAAACGATCACTGTGACACATACATTCTGGATAAGAACATTCAGACAATACTGAGAAACAAGATGTACCGCAGACTAATACCTAAGTTCTTCAGAGAAGCAATAACCACCTAA
- a CDS encoding glutamate--cysteine ligase, which yields MKDFFNIELLKSQFTSDEILGANFGLEREGLRVHSDGRLSLTEHPEIFGDKLKNPNITTDFSESQVEMITPTFNTTKKAHDFLLYLTDYVNKYIPDDEYIWNQSIPCILPPSNEIPIAQYANDEKSVQSYKYRQALAKKYGTKKQLISGIHYNFSFKESTIRKLYQINNSNKSYKQFKNELYLKIVRNYLRYKWVIIYITGCSIASHESFTCDCIKLMNTKHLEEYYTTEGVSFRNASCGYKNLIKLFPRYDSLENFISDVNSYIDEGKLSEAKELYTQIRMKSKNPNNLLESLSEDGISYLEIRTVDINSFDICGLSQEDMNFLHLFIIFLLIFDESDYDKWQEESLLNEELVAQFGQIEHLELIKDGKKVSINQWLNIIYDNMKSINDKLNLTFDNELKTFKNRIDNPKNLYSSKLLNLVKGEGYINTQVQIAKNNKKESLERINSGYYDDKEYEIGFKGDL from the coding sequence ATGAAAGATTTTTTTAACATTGAACTACTCAAATCACAATTTACAAGTGATGAAATATTAGGGGCCAATTTTGGATTAGAAAGGGAAGGACTACGGGTACACTCCGATGGAAGGTTATCCTTAACAGAACATCCCGAAATATTCGGCGATAAACTAAAAAATCCAAACATAACCACGGATTTTTCTGAAAGCCAAGTCGAAATGATTACTCCGACATTCAACACTACAAAAAAAGCACATGATTTCCTATTATACCTGACAGATTACGTCAACAAATACATACCCGACGATGAATACATATGGAACCAATCAATACCATGCATATTGCCCCCAAGCAATGAAATTCCAATAGCTCAATACGCCAATGATGAAAAATCAGTACAATCATACAAATACAGACAGGCACTTGCTAAAAAATACGGAACAAAAAAACAATTGATTTCAGGCATACACTACAATTTTTCATTCAAGGAAAGCACAATAAGAAAATTATATCAAATAAACAATTCAAACAAATCCTATAAGCAATTCAAGAACGAACTATACCTTAAAATAGTAAGAAATTATCTAAGATACAAATGGGTAATCATATACATAACCGGTTGCAGCATAGCAAGCCACGAGTCATTCACCTGTGACTGCATCAAGTTAATGAATACAAAACATCTGGAGGAATACTATACGACAGAAGGGGTATCCTTTAGAAATGCCAGTTGCGGATATAAAAATCTGATAAAGCTATTTCCAAGATATGACAGTTTGGAAAACTTCATATCCGACGTCAATAGTTACATAGACGAAGGCAAACTATCCGAGGCTAAGGAATTATACACCCAAATAAGAATGAAGTCAAAAAATCCAAATAACCTACTGGAATCATTATCAGAGGATGGAATATCTTATCTGGAGATAAGAACGGTTGATATTAACTCATTTGACATATGCGGATTGTCACAGGAGGATATGAACTTTCTACATTTATTCATAATATTCCTGCTGATATTTGATGAAAGCGATTATGATAAATGGCAGGAGGAATCATTACTAAATGAGGAGCTTGTGGCACAATTCGGCCAAATAGAACACTTGGAACTGATTAAAGACGGCAAAAAGGTCTCAATTAATCAATGGCTAAACATAATCTATGACAATATGAAGTCAATAAATGACAAACTAAATTTGACATTCGATAACGAACTTAAAACATTCAAAAACAGGATAGATAATCCAAAAAACCTATATTCAAGTAAACTATTAAATCTTGTCAAAGGGGAGGGTTACATTAATACGCAGGTTCAAATTGCTAAAAACAATAAAAAAGAAAGCCTTGAGAGGATTAATTCAGGATACTATGATGATAAGGAATATGAAATAGGTTTTAAGGGTGATCTTTAA
- the cobI gene encoding precorrin-2 C(20)-methyltransferase: protein MAIGKLYGVGVGPGDPELVTIKAARIIKETDIIFAPKSRNGKPSVALNIVQGIIDERETECEILQPLFPMTEDKEELDKSWDEAAEMLFEKLSEGLNAVFVTLGDPTIFSTFSYVSKRLQKMGVEVVLVPGIAAMTACSTTAGIQLTEQDDIMVVVPQVDDRLAKILPYVDTVVAMKTSRHLDVLEECINNDPREKEIVSVQNCTMKDENIVHGFVDNKKYFSTSIIKFKKE from the coding sequence ATGGCAATAGGAAAATTATATGGAGTCGGTGTAGGACCGGGAGACCCAGAACTAGTAACAATAAAAGCGGCAAGAATCATAAAAGAGACGGATATCATATTCGCACCAAAGTCAAGAAATGGTAAGCCTAGCGTAGCATTAAATATAGTACAGGGAATAATCGATGAAAGAGAAACAGAATGTGAAATACTTCAACCATTGTTTCCAATGACCGAAGATAAAGAGGAATTGGACAAGTCATGGGATGAAGCAGCAGAGATGTTGTTTGAAAAGTTATCCGAGGGATTAAACGCTGTATTTGTAACCTTGGGCGATCCGACAATATTCTCAACATTCAGCTACGTGTCAAAAAGATTACAGAAGATGGGTGTAGAGGTGGTATTGGTACCGGGTATTGCAGCCATGACTGCCTGCAGCACAACGGCCGGAATACAGCTAACAGAACAGGATGATATAATGGTGGTAGTGCCTCAGGTGGATGACAGGTTAGCAAAAATATTACCGTACGTGGATACTGTCGTTGCAATGAAAACATCCAGACACCTTGATGTACTGGAGGAATGTATAAATAACGATCCAAGAGAAAAGGAGATAGTGTCCGTACAGAATTGTACAATGAAGGATGAGAATATCGTCCATGGATTTGTAGACAATAAGAAATACTTCTCAACCAGCATCATTAAGTTCAAAAAGGAATAA
- a CDS encoding glycosyltransferase family 2 protein → MKGILIKSKLSIVLLNWNGHEDTVECLNSLKNLGYGDFNIYLVDNNSQRNSVEYISDYLENQDYYSHAMVTSNKLDDYTDDVDLLFILNDVNAGFAGGNNVALEYLIKYDVCEYVLLLNNDTVVSSDFVNALFDKYNQEDNVAFVGATHYYYDDNNSIQTVGGGIIDWKHGECMAVRQKNQYDTYDFITGSCVFMPIAVLREVGPISTDYFMYWEDVDWSTVAHKKGYNLVVSDYGCIYHKEGSSIKSLSRIYYHTANRILFMKKHSDRNRYHKFIIYMVLYVLKESLTNILKNRQYSKVLIKGLMAGLKKVQ, encoded by the coding sequence TTGAAGGGGATTCTTATTAAATCAAAGCTATCTATTGTTCTTTTAAACTGGAATGGTCATGAAGACACGGTTGAATGTTTAAATTCACTTAAAAATCTTGGTTATGGTGATTTTAACATTTATCTTGTGGATAATAATTCTCAAAGAAACTCCGTTGAATATATAAGTGATTACCTGGAAAATCAGGATTATTATAGTCATGCCATGGTAACAAGCAACAAATTGGATGATTATACTGATGATGTTGACTTGCTGTTTATATTAAATGATGTCAATGCAGGCTTTGCCGGTGGAAACAATGTTGCACTTGAATATCTTATAAAATATGACGTATGTGAATATGTGCTGTTGTTGAATAATGATACGGTTGTTTCCAGTGATTTTGTAAATGCCCTCTTTGATAAGTACAATCAGGAGGACAACGTGGCCTTTGTAGGTGCCACCCATTACTACTATGATGACAATAATAGCATTCAAACGGTAGGCGGGGGAATAATTGACTGGAAACACGGTGAATGCATGGCAGTCAGACAAAAAAATCAATATGATACATATGACTTCATAACAGGTTCATGTGTATTCATGCCGATTGCTGTTTTACGGGAGGTCGGACCAATAAGCACGGACTACTTCATGTACTGGGAGGATGTGGACTGGTCAACGGTGGCACATAAAAAAGGTTATAATCTGGTAGTTTCGGACTATGGATGTATATATCATAAGGAAGGTTCATCAATAAAATCACTATCTCGCATATACTATCATACAGCCAATAGGATATTGTTTATGAAGAAGCATAGTGACAGGAATAGGTATCATAAATTCATTATTTACATGGTCTTGTATGTACTCAAGGAATCACTTACAAATATATTGAAAAACAGGCAATATTCAAAAGTACTAATCAAAGGATTGATGGCAGGACTAAAGAAAGTACAATAA
- a CDS encoding glycosyltransferase family 2 protein: protein MTEKLVTIILLNWNGYDDTLEALESLYQIDYPCYNVIVVDNHSTNDSIDKITEYAKGNIHVQTEYTKYCENKPIELTSLREDELKKVDYTSTPDKKKLLLIENYENYGFARGNNIAIDYTLKYDNPDYVLLLNNDTIVDANFLKNMINVASNDQSIGIVGPKFYYYDYDNAHDKIWCIGSVVDLDHFPGHHSIMEEESYDLTQKVIECDWVSGAGLLIKKEAIPVGYLDTSFFFGCEDVDLAMQVKSKGYKVVTVTDSIIWHKVGMSRHKNTQLKTEYNHIKTNLQFIKKHKKNYYLNLPKYLCQIAVLYLKAIKNKLTD from the coding sequence ATGACTGAAAAACTAGTAACAATAATACTCCTTAACTGGAATGGATATGATGATACACTGGAGGCATTAGAATCATTATACCAGATAGATTATCCATGCTACAACGTCATAGTCGTAGATAACCACTCAACCAACGACTCCATAGACAAAATAACCGAATACGCAAAGGGCAATATCCACGTTCAAACAGAATACACGAAGTATTGTGAGAACAAACCCATAGAACTAACTAGTTTAAGGGAAGATGAATTAAAGAAAGTCGACTACACAAGTACTCCCGATAAAAAGAAGCTTCTTCTTATAGAAAATTATGAAAACTATGGATTTGCAAGGGGAAATAACATAGCAATAGACTATACATTAAAGTATGATAATCCAGACTACGTACTGCTATTGAATAATGATACAATAGTCGATGCCAACTTCCTGAAAAATATGATTAACGTGGCCTCAAATGACCAATCCATAGGGATAGTGGGACCGAAATTCTACTACTACGACTATGACAATGCCCATGATAAGATATGGTGTATCGGCAGTGTAGTGGACCTGGATCATTTCCCCGGTCATCATAGCATCATGGAAGAGGAAAGCTATGATCTAACACAAAAAGTCATAGAATGCGACTGGGTATCCGGTGCAGGATTACTGATAAAAAAGGAAGCAATACCGGTAGGATACCTGGATACTAGCTTCTTCTTTGGATGTGAAGATGTTGATTTGGCAATGCAAGTAAAATCCAAGGGATATAAGGTAGTAACCGTAACAGATTCAATTATATGGCACAAGGTAGGAATGAGCCGACACAAGAACACCCAGCTAAAAACAGAATACAACCATATAAAGACAAACCTTCAATTTATCAAAAAACATAAAAAGAACTATTATCTGAATCTACCAAAATACCTATGCCAGATAGCAGTGTTATACTTAAAGGCAATAAAAAATAAATTAACAGATTAA
- a CDS encoding glycosyltransferase family 4 protein translates to MKNYTCIFPGLYNYNLTKDVGMIPYTLSDRYDTHIATYDNDEYFYLEDELKSDNFNLEYLDNTGDEKGDVLKYLKGNSKNIDILQLYHLKYNLLASYITAYKLRNRKGKIYLKLDANNEIIDFLIKRRGLLPSLRRLYAKIIFSKIDLISIETRRNYNLLKDFISEDRLLYIPNGITKSDIGLEDKEKTILYVGYVEKKNKSIDLLMDAFGKCVSDDWKLVLIGKIEEDMKEFLNDFFKKNPQLKDRIILKGYISDKNVLSTEYAKSSIYCCTSRSESFGISTLEAAYFGNYIISTDVGASKDIIEKTGYGQIVEHESESLEKALKDTMLNWESITENPYAKQSIVYDNFNWESICDKIVEKIEKK, encoded by the coding sequence ATGAAAAACTATACGTGCATATTTCCGGGCTTGTACAACTACAACTTAACAAAGGATGTGGGCATGATTCCCTACACATTATCAGATAGATACGATACGCATATAGCCACCTATGATAATGACGAATACTTTTATCTGGAAGACGAACTTAAATCAGATAACTTTAACCTCGAATACCTTGACAATACAGGTGATGAAAAAGGGGACGTTCTTAAATATTTAAAGGGTAATTCCAAAAATATTGACATCCTACAACTATATCATTTGAAGTATAACCTACTGGCCAGTTACATTACAGCATATAAGCTAAGAAACAGGAAGGGTAAAATATACCTGAAACTGGATGCCAACAATGAAATCATTGACTTTTTAATCAAGCGTAGAGGATTGTTACCCTCCCTCAGACGATTGTATGCAAAAATCATTTTCAGCAAAATAGACCTTATCAGTATAGAAACCAGAAGAAACTACAATCTGCTGAAGGATTTTATATCAGAGGACAGATTACTCTACATACCAAACGGCATAACAAAATCAGATATTGGCCTGGAGGATAAAGAAAAGACAATACTGTATGTGGGATATGTTGAAAAGAAGAACAAATCCATAGATTTGCTCATGGACGCCTTTGGCAAATGCGTTAGTGATGATTGGAAACTGGTATTGATAGGTAAAATAGAGGAGGATATGAAAGAATTTTTAAATGATTTCTTCAAAAAGAATCCGCAGTTAAAAGACAGGATAATATTGAAGGGATACATATCAGACAAGAATGTATTGTCAACCGAATATGCTAAAAGCAGCATTTACTGCTGTACTTCACGCTCCGAAAGCTTTGGAATCTCCACATTAGAGGCGGCATACTTTGGAAATTACATTATTTCAACGGATGTTGGAGCCTCAAAAGACATTATAGAAAAAACAGGTTATGGTCAGATAGTCGAACATGAAAGCGAATCACTCGAAAAGGCCTTGAAAGATACCATGCTTAATTGGGAGAGCATAACGGAAAATCCATACGCTAAACAGTCCATAGTCTATGATAACTTTAATTGGGAGAGCATATGTGATAAAATAGTGGAAAAAATAGAAAAGAAATAA
- a CDS encoding Ig-like domain-containing protein, with protein MALVILLSLSVASASDNNTISDADSNQQLSAHSSSDEIINTEKTHINTNTATDNSEDVVTASKNITKDANTTNVKAQSQHRTKISVSDRTGYITTNVQLIATVADKETNTYANGGLVVFKLNGISVGSSTLKNGKAYYTCNTKNLSAGFYLISATYGGEGKYASSKTTSEGILELLPLPVKIATVNVTSYQTKVLLKATVVDKHYNKYITNGTLLFKINGQTIGTAKINSGKAQITYDASNLHAGKYYISTVYGANRLYSEYRDNATLTIKVKPSYTFDEVRSAAVYVRNHYEQNQVIKEVSIGSSKLQIQEYLYLVANAISNLYNGKASSTLYYKACEAPSTQVDTVKTFTMYPSDVYSICTRLINYIDYNGKAPTYVSTSGGNLGYYNVIYCLSKVLDVSTKTYFVESCIVYPWSTLHPSKSTVRHIYLTSDNIYSKTKDMAFLNSIKSKLQAKGYTVTIVGIGPNMHNVNIWAKNTTINSAQLSIYGGSDSGMFYDMSTRSFMRAKSNRVLYLAFNSETSKDFRNLSWLERAWDDNYSPSSFKGIANPSNYLLSHGYKYSFTNNVDTIVNEFIKAIS; from the coding sequence TTGGCTTTAGTAATACTATTGTCATTATCGGTGGCAAGTGCTTCTGATAATAATACGATAAGTGATGCCGATAGTAATCAACAATTATCTGCTCACTCAAGTAGTGATGAGATAATTAATACAGAAAAAACACATATAAATACAAATACTGCAACAGACAATTCAGAGGATGTAGTGACTGCATCAAAAAACATAACAAAAGATGCAAATACAACTAATGTAAAAGCACAATCACAGCATAGAACAAAAATATCAGTAAGTGATAGGACAGGATACATCACGACCAACGTGCAATTGATTGCTACAGTTGCTGATAAAGAGACAAACACTTATGCTAATGGTGGACTTGTAGTATTTAAATTAAACGGAATTAGTGTGGGATCATCCACACTAAAAAATGGAAAGGCATATTATACATGCAATACCAAGAATTTGTCTGCTGGATTTTATCTGATTTCAGCGACATATGGTGGTGAAGGAAAGTATGCGTCAAGTAAAACAACTTCCGAGGGTATACTTGAGTTATTGCCTCTTCCTGTAAAGATAGCCACGGTCAACGTGACATCATATCAAACCAAGGTGCTTCTTAAGGCTACAGTGGTTGATAAACACTATAACAAATACATAACAAACGGGACACTGCTGTTTAAAATAAATGGTCAGACAATTGGAACGGCAAAAATAAACAGTGGTAAGGCTCAAATTACATATGATGCAAGTAATTTGCATGCCGGTAAATATTATATATCAACGGTATATGGGGCTAATAGGTTATACTCTGAATATCGTGACAATGCAACATTAACGATTAAGGTTAAACCTTCATATACCTTTGATGAGGTTCGCAGTGCTGCAGTATATGTCAGAAATCATTATGAACAGAATCAGGTAATCAAGGAGGTCAGTATCGGTTCATCCAAGCTGCAAATTCAGGAATATCTTTATCTTGTTGCCAATGCCATTTCTAATCTTTATAATGGTAAGGCTTCATCAACCTTGTATTATAAGGCTTGTGAGGCACCGTCAACACAGGTGGATACTGTAAAAACGTTCACAATGTATCCTAGTGATGTATATTCAATATGTACTCGGTTAATTAACTATATTGATTATAATGGTAAGGCACCGACATATGTCAGTACGTCCGGTGGTAACTTGGGTTACTATAACGTGATTTACTGTCTGTCCAAGGTGTTGGATGTTTCTACCAAGACTTACTTTGTTGAGTCCTGTATAGTTTATCCATGGAGTACATTGCATCCGTCAAAATCCACGGTTAGGCATATTTACCTAACTAGTGATAACATTTACTCCAAGACTAAGGATATGGCATTTTTGAACAGTATCAAATCTAAACTTCAGGCTAAGGGATACACGGTTACAATTGTAGGTATTGGACCAAATATGCATAATGTTAATATATGGGCTAAAAATACGACCATCAATTCGGCTCAACTGTCAATATATGGTGGTAGTGACTCAGGAATGTTCTATGACATGTCTACTAGAAGTTTCATGAGGGCCAAGTCAAACAGGGTGCTTTATTTGGCATTTAATTCCGAAACGTCTAAGGACTTCAGAAACTTGTCATGGCTTGAAAGGGCATGGGATGATAATTATAGTCCTAGTAGTTTTAAAGGAATAGCTAATCCTTCAAATTATCTGTTGTCTCATGGATACAAGTATTCGTTCACTAATAATGTGGACACGATTGTAAATGAATTTATTAAAGCGATAAGTTAA
- a CDS encoding glycosyltransferase family 4 protein, producing the protein MDEKKYKIAVFHNLPSGGAKRSLYTYIQYLTNHGHIVDVYIPETANEEYLPLEEVASSVKIYEVKKSFWREKLYSIFSYVPAIIKRVSVSNVFKTEQKIAEELNNSDYDIIYCEQDQYTMTPVILKYLKKTNVYYCQQPVRTDQILKKVNDQKEKIGFFNNPLIRPFSNYFVNYIETKDYERDKQLAEYATNILANSYFSHESILRQYGKNAYVSYIGLDTDKFQNFNLKREDYVLSVGTCIPPKGYDFLIRAISHIVIEKRPRLVIVGNSSDEGWVNYLNKLADENAVDLTIQTMITDEDLVRLYNKATAVVYSPYLEPFGYVPLEAMACGTPVVGVKEGGIKETVLHKKTGLLTQRDEKDFAAAIELLFDDEELWEKLSQTGIKYIDCFWSLDHAGKRLIKNIERILEKEEEND; encoded by the coding sequence ATGGATGAAAAAAAATATAAAATAGCAGTATTTCACAATCTACCCTCAGGAGGAGCAAAACGGTCACTCTACACATATATACAGTACTTGACAAATCATGGACACATAGTGGATGTATACATACCCGAAACAGCAAATGAGGAATATCTCCCATTGGAGGAAGTGGCAAGCAGCGTGAAGATATATGAGGTGAAAAAAAGCTTCTGGCGTGAAAAATTATACTCAATATTCAGCTACGTACCCGCAATAATCAAACGAGTATCAGTAAGCAACGTATTCAAGACAGAACAGAAAATAGCCGAAGAACTAAACAACTCCGATTATGATATAATCTACTGTGAACAGGACCAATATACCATGACACCCGTCATATTAAAATACCTGAAAAAAACCAATGTATACTACTGCCAACAGCCAGTAAGAACAGATCAAATACTTAAAAAGGTAAACGACCAAAAAGAGAAAATAGGCTTTTTCAACAACCCATTAATAAGGCCATTTTCCAATTACTTTGTCAACTATATTGAAACAAAAGACTATGAAAGGGACAAACAGCTGGCAGAATATGCCACCAACATACTTGCAAACTCCTACTTCAGCCATGAATCCATACTAAGACAATACGGTAAAAATGCATACGTATCATATATTGGACTGGATACCGATAAATTCCAGAACTTCAACCTAAAAAGGGAAGACTATGTATTATCCGTCGGAACATGCATCCCCCCAAAGGGCTATGACTTCCTAATCAGAGCAATATCACACATAGTAATAGAAAAAAGACCAAGACTGGTAATAGTAGGAAACAGCAGTGACGAAGGATGGGTAAACTATCTGAACAAATTAGCCGATGAAAACGCCGTTGACCTGACAATCCAGACAATGATAACGGATGAAGATCTTGTAAGACTATATAACAAGGCAACAGCAGTAGTATATTCACCATACCTAGAACCATTCGGCTACGTGCCACTGGAAGCAATGGCATGTGGAACACCGGTAGTGGGAGTCAAAGAAGGAGGAATAAAAGAAACAGTACTTCATAAGAAAACCGGACTGCTAACACAACGGGATGAAAAGGACTTCGCCGCCGCAATAGAACTGCTGTTTGATGATGAAGAACTATGGGAAAAATTATCACAAACAGGTATCAAATACATAGACTGCTTCTGGAGTCTGGATCATGCAGGTAAAAGATTAATAAAAAACATAGAAAGAATTCTTGAAAAAGAGGAAGAAAATGACTGA